Genomic segment of Deferribacterota bacterium:
CTGATTCATTAAAATATGTACCTGTAGGATTGTTTGGATTGGCAAGGAAGATTATTTTTGTATTCTTTTCAATATGCTGAATTATCCTATCAAAATCATATTCAAAACTTGCACTGAGCCGCACTTTTTTACAAAAACTTCCTACAATCTTTGATATAAGATAGTACTCAGAGAAGGAAGGAGAAATACTTAATGCATGTTCACCACTTCTTAAAAATGTTAATAATATTATCTCAATTAAATCATCTGAACCATTTCCAAAAACAATCTCATCTTGATCTATATTAAATTTATCTGAAATAGCCCTCCTTAGATATCTAGCATCTCCAAGGGGATAAATATGTAAATTATCTAAAAATTTTACTATTGCATCCTTTGATTTTTTAGGTGTGCCAAGAGGATTTTCGTTTGAAGCCATCTTTATTACTTTATTAAGGCCATATAAATCTATAACCTCGCTAGTCGATAAACCTGGTTTATAGGGTTCAATAGACAAAACATCTTCTCTTACTAGCCTATTATACATCTTTCATCTCTCCCTTTCTGTAAGACCCTAATATTTTTATAAAATTTACCTTTTTTGACAATTCTTCTAATGCTTCTTTTACAGTATCGCAATCAATATGTCCATCAATATCTACAAAAAATACATATTTCCAAGCCTCTCTCTTTGACGGGCGTGATTCAATTTTACTCATATTTATATCATATTTAGCAAATATATCTAAAGCATTAAAGAGGGCACCTGCTTTATGTGGAACAGAAAACATAATAGATGTTTTATCATACCCTGTAAAAGGTTGCACATCCCTTCCTATAACAAAAAAACGGGTATAATTATTTAGACTATCCTGTATTTCAGGGCAAACAACCTTTAAATCATACAGCAGAACAGCGGCCTCAGAAGCAATTGCAGCAGCTGAAATATCTTTTGCGGCAATCAAAGCTGCTTTAGCAGTAGACTCTACCTCTATTATTGGGATATCATTCACCGTTGACGATAAAAATTTTTTACACTGTGCAATTGCTTGAGGGTGAGAATAAATTTTTTTTATATCTTCAATATTTCCAGTTTTATTTATTAAATTATGCTTAACCTTTATATATATTTCACTGCATATCTTTAGTTTAGTATCAAAGAACATATCAATTGCATGTGTGACAACCCCTTCCAATGAATTTTCAATAGGTATAATACCATATGTTGCCTTACCTCTTTCAACCTCTTCAAATACTTCCTCAATACTACCAATGGAAATAAATTCAGCTGATAAACCAAAATATTTAATAGCAGCTAAATTAGTAAAAGTGCCAGGTGGACCCAAATAGGCAACCCTTAACTTATTCTGCGCACTTCTACAAGCAGATATTATTTCTCTATATATATTAATTAAATATCTATCTTCTAAGGGTCCATTATTTAACTTTTTTATCTTATTGTAGATTTCATACTCCCTCTCTGGAGCAAAAATAGGAAGGTTGTTATCCTCCTTTAACTCACCAATTTTTTTAGCATAATTTGCTCTCTCATTGATGAGTTCTAATATCTTAGTATCTAATTCATCTATCTTTCCTCTTAATGTATTAATATCTACTTTTTCTTTCATCTATTATCAATCTACGAATTAAAATATAATTAAATAAAATATTATAAATTTTGAGATAGGGCAAGCATTTTTAATGGTTTCAATTTATTAAAAAGTAGTTTCGAATGATATGTAAAAAGCTTGTCTACTTTTTTCATTATCTTCAGGATTCACAGCATAACTTGTAGTGAAGGAGCCAACCTTAGATTTCAGTTCAAACATTAAACCTATATCCTTATACCCATGACTATCATTAAAATCGTCAAAAGCATCGCCTATCTCAAAAAAAGGCCCTAGATAGACCATTGGAAACAAGTTGTACGCCAAATAAAAGAGACTATAATAATAATATTTGCCCCCATAAACTACACCATTTCTGTCTTCACTGCCAATCTCTCTATAGTCATAAGCCTTCATTTTATTGGGCCCAC
This window contains:
- the hisC gene encoding histidinol-phosphate transaminase — translated: MYNRLVREDVLSIEPYKPGLSTSEVIDLYGLNKVIKMASNENPLGTPKKSKDAIVKFLDNLHIYPLGDARYLRRAISDKFNIDQDEIVFGNGSDDLIEIILLTFLRSGEHALSISPSFSEYYLISKIVGSFCKKVRLSASFEYDFDRIIQHIEKNTKIIFLANPNNPTGTYFNESALITFLGRVDKDKIIVLDEAYREFAEASDFPKSLDLLANFKNLIIMRTFSKAYGLAGLRVGYGITSKEIADLLNRVRQPFNVNSLAQVAAIAALDDKEHLEATYNNNIEGKYYLYSELNKLGYRYIKSEANFILIDVKDGKRVFENLLKEG
- the pheA gene encoding prephenate dehydratase produces the protein MKEKVDINTLRGKIDELDTKILELINERANYAKKIGELKEDNNLPIFAPEREYEIYNKIKKLNNGPLEDRYLINIYREIISACRSAQNKLRVAYLGPPGTFTNLAAIKYFGLSAEFISIGSIEEVFEEVERGKATYGIIPIENSLEGVVTHAIDMFFDTKLKICSEIYIKVKHNLINKTGNIEDIKKIYSHPQAIAQCKKFLSSTVNDIPIIEVESTAKAALIAAKDISAAAIASEAAVLLYDLKVVCPEIQDSLNNYTRFFVIGRDVQPFTGYDKTSIMFSVPHKAGALFNALDIFAKYDINMSKIESRPSKREAWKYVFFVDIDGHIDCDTVKEALEELSKKVNFIKILGSYRKGEMKDV